In Oncorhynchus keta strain PuntledgeMale-10-30-2019 chromosome 19, Oket_V2, whole genome shotgun sequence, a single genomic region encodes these proteins:
- the LOC118371980 gene encoding uncharacterized protein LOC118371980 has product MGFPLCLCLLSLIFTTACGSGFSDDSTLNENSYKEKWMESIPDDKLLSAVTIPGTHESLTLYGGPLIQCQAWTLENQLKAGLRYFDIRVEASMFHNILDVMDGHLVHTKFHEVLNILWEFLDKHGSESVLLRVTLQGISMKKAGKCIKTFIENSEGRVWTKTLVPKMQEARGKVIFVQSTNFNVGTLNHDTFVTGDDTFKDIENKMKKITKHLKEAEENCGHALALTDSSATAIFKGPKTVATMVNGQLNKLIVELQTGSNKPDCLGVISMDFPSPDLIHNIIEVNGKPGSGSSEHSEDPESVEPAPAEPEHTGFSDDSTLNENSYQEKWMESIPDDKLLSAVTIPGTHESLTLYGGPLIQCQAWTLENQLKAGLRYFDIRVEASMFHNILDVMDGHLVHTKFHEVLNILWEFLDKHGSESVLLRVTLQGISMKKAGKCIKTLIENSEGRVWTKTFVPKMQEAKGKIIFVQSTNFNVGTLNHDTFVTGDDTFKDIENKMKKITKHLKEAEENCGHTLALTDSSATAIFKGPKTVAKVVNGQLNKLIVELQTGSNKPDCLGVISMDFPSPDLIHNIIEINRNPGSGSSEQPEQPEPLEREPAKPQTAEEPEPVQPEPAEPEPVESEPAEAEPAEPEPAEPQPAEEPEPAEPEPAEPEPAEPEPAEAEPAEVQPLEEPEPAEPEPAEPEPAEAEPAEVQPLEEPKLAEPEPAEPEPAEAEPAKPEPAESEPAGPEPVDPEPVEPEPVEPEPAEPEPVELEPEPVEPAEPEPVDPEPVEPAEAEPAEPKPVDPEPAEPQLAEEPAEEPEPAEPEPVEPEPAETEPAEPEPAETEPEEHEPAEPEPAEPEPVDTEPAEAEPVEA; this is encoded by the exons ATGGGCTTCCCTCTATGCCTATGTCTTCTCTCTTT GATTTTCACAACTGCTTGTGGTTCAGGTTTTAGTGACGACTCAACACTTAATGAAAACTCTTATAAGGAAAAGTGGATGGAGTCTATACCTGATGACAAACTCCTTTCAGCTGTTACTATCCCCGGAACTCATGAGAGCCTAACTCTGTACGGTGGACCACTTATACAGTGTCAGGCTTGGACCTTGGAGAACCAACTGAAAGCAGGATTGCGGTACTTTGATATACGTGTAGAGGCCAGTATGTTCCACAACATCCTTGATGTCATGGATGGGCATTTAGTACACACCAAGTTCCATGAGGTGCTGAACATTCTATGGGAGTTCTTGGACAAACATGGAAGTGAGTCTGTGCTTTTGAGAGTGACACTGCAAGGAATAAGCATGAAAAAAGCTGGAAAATGTATCAAAACATTTATTGAGAATTCTGAAGGTAGAGTATGGACAAAGACACTTGTCCCCAAAATGCAAGAAGCAAGGGGGAAGGTCATCTTCGTGCAGAGTACCAATTTCAATGTTGGAACACTTAACCATGACACTTTTGTCACAGGCGACGACACATTCAAAGACATTGAAAACAAGATGAAGAAGATCACAAAACACCTAAAAGAAGCTGAAGAGAATTGTGGTCATGCATTGGCACTGACCGATTCCTCCGCCACAGCCATTTTCAAAGGCCCTAAAACTGTGGCCACAATGGTTAATGGTCAGCTCAATAAGCTCATAGTTGAACTACAGACAGGCTCTAACAAACCAGACTGCTTGGGGGTAATCAGCATGGACTTCCCCAGTCCAGACCTCATCCATAACATCATTGAGGTCAATGGAAAACCAGGGAGTGGTTCATCTGAGCACTCAGAAGATCCTGAATCAGTAGAGCCTGCACCAGCAGAGCCTGAACATACAGGTTTTAGTGATGACTCAACACTTAATGAAAACTCTTATCAGGAAAAGTGGATGGAGTCTATACCTGATGACAAACTCCTTTCAGCTGTTACTATCCCCGGAACTCATGAGAGCCTAACTCTGTACGGTGGACCACTTATACAGTGTCAGGCTTGGACCTTGGAGAACCAGCTGAAAGCAGGATTGCGGTACTTTGATATACGTGTAGAGGCCAGTATGTTCCACAACATCCTTGATGTCATGGATGGGCATTTAGTACACACCAAGTTCCATGAGGTGCTGAACATTCTATGGGAGTTCTTGGACAAACATGGAAGTGAGTCTGTGCTTTTGAGAGTGACACTGCAAGGAATAAGCATGAAAAAAGCTGGAAAATGTATCAAAACATTGATTGAGAATTCTGAAGGTAGAGTATGGACAAAGACATTTGTCCCTAAAATGCAAGAAGCAAAGGGGAAGATCATCTTCGTGCAGAGTACCAATTTCAATGTTGGAACACTTAACCATGACACTTTTGTCACAGGCGACGACACATTCAAAGACATTGAAAACAAGATGAAGAAGATCACAAAACATCTGAAAGAAGCTGAAGAGAATTGTGGTCATACATTGGCACTGACCGATTCCTCCGCCACAGCCATTTTCAAAGGCCCTAAAACTGTGGCCAAAGTGGTTAATGGTCAGCTCAATAAGCTCATAGTTGAACTACAGACAGGCTCTAACAAACCAGACTGCTTGGGGGTAATCAGCATGGACTTCCCCAGTCCAGACCTCATCCATAACATCATTGAGATAAACAGAAATCCAGGAAGTGGTTCATCTGAACAACCAGAACAGCCTGAACCATTAGAGCGGGAACCTGCAAAGCCTCAGACAGCCGAAGAGCCTGAACCAGTACAGCCTGAACCAGCAGAGCCTGAACCAGTAGAGTCAGAGCCAGCAGAGGCTGAACCAGCAGAACCTGAACCAGCAGAGCCTCAGCCAGCAGAAGAGCCTGAACCAGCAGAGCCTGAACCAGCAGAGCCTGAACCAGCAGAGCCAGAGCCAGCAGAGGCTGAACCAGCAGAGGTTCAGCCATTAGAAGAGCCTGAACCAGCAGAGCCTGAACCAGCAGAGCCAGAGCCAGCAGAGGCTGAACCAGCAGAGGTTCAGCCATTAGAAGAGCCTAAACTAGCAGAGCCTGAACCAGCAGAGCCAGAGCCAGCAGAAGCTGAACCAGCCAAGCCTGAACCAGCAGAATCTGAGCCAGCAGGACCTGAGCCAGTAGACCCTGAACCAGTAGAACCAGAACCAGTAGAGCCTGAACCCGCAGAGCCTGAACCAGTAGAGCTAGAGCCTGAACCAGTAGAGCCAGCAGAGCCTGAACCAGTAGATCCTGAACCAGTAGAGCCAGCAGAGGCTGAACCAGCAGAGCCTAAACCAGTAGATCCTGAACCAGCAGAGCCCCAACTTGCAGAAGAACCAGCAGAAGAGCCTGAACCAGCAGAGCCTGAACCAGTCGAGCCAGAGCCAGCAGAGACTGAGCCAGCAGAGCCTGAACCAGCAGAGACTGAACCAGAAGAGCACGAGCCAGCAGAGCCTGAACCAGCAGAGCCAGAACCAGTAGACACTGAACCAGCAGAGGCCGAACCAGTAGAGGCTTAA